The Pirellulales bacterium DNA segment CTCCGCGGCGATCGGGCGACGAAGGCAGCGCTCATCGGCAAGATTTCCGACCACCGCTACGTGCATTTGGCGACGCACGGTTTCTTCGCACCGAAGGAGTTGAAATCCGCGCTCGGCGTCGCGATGGGTGCGGAAAACCGCGGCGCTGGCGGCGCGACTTCGCTTCGCGACGTTGCTGGCTATCCGCCAGGGCTGCTTTCCGGCGTCGTTCTTGCCGGAGCGAACCGGCCGGCCGCGGAAGGCAATGACGATGGCATCCTGACGGCCCTCGAAGTCTCGCAACTCGATCTGCGGCGCGTTGATCTGGCCACGCTCTCGGCCTGCGAAACGGGATTGGGCGAATCGGCCGGCGGCGAGGGGGTGCTCGGCTTGCAGCGGGCCCTTCAAATTGCCGGGGCGAAGAGCGTTGTGGCCACGCTCTGGCGAATCAGCGACGACGCCAGCCGCGCGCTAATGAGCGATTTCTACGATAACCTCTGGAATAGAAAGATGACCAAGCTCGAAGCGCTCCGCCAGGCCCAACTGAAAATGCTGCGAACCGGCGCCAACCGCGGGCTGGCAGGCGTCAGCCGCGGGCTGAAATTCGCCAACGACCAGCCGCCGGACAGCAACCACCGCCTCCCGCCCTATTACTGGGCGCCGTTCGTACTCAGCGGCGATTGGCAATAATGTGCGTCGCTGCTTGCGATTTGCTAGAATGTGCGCGTGAGGATTCTTGCTTTCCAACTTTGCCCTGGGAAGATCGGGTGGCACTGGCCAGCAACGTCGGCCAGTGCCGGCGGGCGGAGTTACCATCTTGAAATGGCGCTGCCTGCCCTTGGCGATCCGCAACGAATTGCAGCCACTTGCGAGTTCGCGAACGGTTGGTTGGGTCGACGTCGACTCGCACCTCGGCACTGGCCGACTGCGCTGGCCAGTGCCACCCAGCCGACACGGCTCTAACGTGCGGTCACGCTGGCACAATCCGGCGCGTATACCTTGAACCAACGAGGCACGAAAGATGAATGACCCGAAGAATTCCTCTCATCGCGTCGTGCGAGCAATGGTGCTCGCCTTGTTGTGCACCGCACTTTCAAGCAGTGCTTCGGCAGATGATACACCGGCGGCGGACGCAAAGACGAATTCGCTGATAACCGAAGTCGTCAAGCGCGGCGACCTCGCGCTAATAATCCGCGCGACCGGCACGATCGAGCCGGAAGAGGTCGTGGACGTGAACTCCAGCGTCGCCGGGACCATTACGAGCTTTGGACCAGATCCGCGGGCCGCGACCGATCCACAATTCAAAGGGAAGTCGATTGATTACAACTCGCCGGTCGAAGCGGGCACATTGCTGGCCCAGCTCGACGACCGTCGGTATCGGTCTCGAGTTGACGAAGCCCAAGCCGGCTGCCAGCGAGCGCAAGCGGAGTTGGAAGGGGCGAAGGCGAAACTCGAGTTGGCTGAGTCCAACTTGAAGCGAGTCCAGGGCAGTGTGGCAAATAAGACCGTTCCCGCTGAGGAGGCCAATGCGGCGGAAATCAAGCTCAGGGTGGCCAAGTCTGCCGTCACGGCTGCCGCGGCGGGGCTTGCCGAGCGCGAAGCGGTGCTCACGCAAGCTCAAATCAATCTTGCCGCCACCACCATTAGATCGCCGATCAAGGGGATTGTGATCGACCGCCGCGTCAACGTCGGGCAAGCGGTCGTGTCGAGCTTAAACGCCGCCAGCCTGTTCCTAATCGCCGGGGACATGAAACATTTACAGATTTGGGCCTCCGTCAACGAAGCCAATGTCGGCGCGATTCGTGAGAAGCAATCGGTTCGGTTCACCGTCGATGCCGTTCCGGGCAAGGTCTACGAGGGGCAAGTAGCGCAGGTTCGCCTCAACGCGCAGATGTCGCAAAACGTCGTCACGTACACCGTGGTCATCTCAGTCGACAATCCCGATGGCAAGCTGCTGCCCTATCTCACCGCGAACGTGGAGTTCGACGCGGGTCATCGCGAACATGCTCCGCCGCAATGAGCGAGCATCGTCAGCGCTTACCGCAGACGGCTCAGCCGCTTGACGTCGATTCCCAGCATTTCCGCGATTTTCGCTTGCACGCCGGCGTACTTCTTGCAGACCTCATTGCCGCTGGCGCGATAGGCGTGGTAGCCACCGGCGCCGTCGTCCTGGAACACATAAATCTTCCCGCTCCGGACTCCGACCAATTGCTTTTTTCCGGGCACTTGAAGGCAATGCGATGAATCGTTCAAGAGCTGCGCGGCCTGAGCGTCGGATAGATCGAGTTTGGTTCCTTTTCGGCCGAGCGATCCACCTGTTTCATGCTTCGGGTTGGGATTGTACTTGCGCATGATTGTGGTCACCCTCGGCGTTGCGACAGTCAACGGACAGGATAAACAGGATTGTACGGGATGTCGAATTGGGCGGGGAAGCTCCTCAATCCAACTGCTTGACGAACCGGGGAATGCGGAAGAGCGGAAGTTACAGCGGCAGACAGACTGGTGAATCGAGAGTGGATATGCCGGCAATGCCGCGCCCAGCGGCTCGCCTTGCCGCTATAATGACAGTAGAGTATGTTCATCTCACGATGGGTATGTTGACTTGCTCTCAGGGGTTGCAGCGCATTAAGTTGAGATTTGACAGTATGGCGATTCCGAATCGAAATGGCTCTTCGCCGGACTACGAGAGGCCGCCGGTTGTCGAAACCGTGCTCGGCGTGCAGTTCGATCAAATTGTAAATTTCGGAAATGCGCAGCTAGGGGCATTTTGGAAAACGCTCGATCTGGCCGAATGGGCGAGCGTCACGGATGCTCCGGCGTTGGTGTCGCAGTTCGAGCAATTTGGCGACGCCGTTAAATGGCAACCACAGTTGGGAATCCAATTCACGCAGGTTCCAAGAACGCGGCTCCAAATCAAGAACAGCAATGGAGATCGCATGATTCAAATCCAGGACAACCGTGTTCACTTTAATTGGTCAAAGAGCGAAGAGTCCAGCTATCCTCGTTACCCGGCGGTTCGAAATGGATTCGAGTATGCGTTGCGGCGATTCGTGGATTTCATCTCGGAAGAACACCTCGGCGAGTTTCGACCGAATCAATGGGAAGTGACGTACATCAACAATATCCCCAAGGGAACTGTATGGAGAGTCCCGAGCGATTGGGGGTTCTTTCGGCTTCTTGCTGGCGTTTCGGACGTAGCTAACCTCGTGGACGGAGAAAGCTTTTCCGGCGAGTGGCATTTTCAAATTCCCGACCAGCGGGGACGGCTTCACATCCAATGGCAGCATGGCCTCGCACCAGCCAAGCCACCCGAGCATCAGGAAACGGTTTGGCTCACATTGACCGCTCGTGGATCTCTGGGCGATGCGGCTGATCCCTTGCGATCGGTCGTCAATGGTTTGGACCTGGGGCATCACACGATCGTTAACTCCTTTCGGACCTTGATGAGCGACGAAGCGAACACGTATTGGGGACTGAAAAAATGAACATGACTGAAAGTAAATCCACTGCGTTCGTTTCGGTGGAATTGGATGAGTTCGTGCCGACAACAGCCGACACCGAGTCCCCGATCGCTCGGATTGGACTCGATAACGAACACTGGGAAAACCTTATCAATCGGCTCATTACATGGGCACAAAAACCGGACATGCTTGCCAACGAGGGAATCGAGCCGCTAACGCACAAGGCGATTGCGGCGGCCGCTTGCTTAGTCGTTGAGTTGAAGAAGATAGGGGCCAAATGCCCCGATAGTGTAGCCCCTGATCCGAATGGCGGTATCGTGCTCAAGTCTCAGACAGGTGCGCCAGATTTGGCGATAGTGTTTCACGTTTGGGACGATGGCACAATCGATCGTTGTGTCTTTAGTGGCTCAAGATTGGTGGAACGTTCAGGTTGAGTTAGGATCGAATGGACGCGCCTTCCGCGTGACTGATTTGTGGGCGATGGCACCGAACCTGTCGAAGACGACGAGTTGATATATCGCCGCATTCCTGAGGTCTGGTGCGACCCGGACACACGGCAGTTGGACGACCAAGCATTTGCGCCGCACAAAACCAACGACGTGGCCGGGCTGTCCCTTTCCCGAGCGAAGTACAAGACGATTGAGGAGGCGGCGAAAGGTTGGCCGGGAAAGACGTACTACGTTGCGATATTGAAGGCGAAGGATTTGAGAGCCAACGACATTGCAATCGAATCGAGACCACTTCATGATGATCCCGGCCACATTGAATTGCCCAGCCTCAACTCCAAAAATCGGAGAGATTCCCGAGTTCTGGAGTTGCAAGCAATGCTGGCGGAATTGACACTTTCTGTCGAAGGCCCATTTGGGCCGTCGTGAGATCGCGCGAAAGCGCGGAGGAACGTATGAAAGTCGGCGTGCTTGGATCTGGCGACGTGGCGAAGGTCCTGGCGAGCGGTTTCCTGCGGCACGGTCACGACGTGACGATGGGCACTCGCGACGTCGGGAAGCTGGTGGATTGGAAGAAACAGAACGGCAAAGGCCGAATCGGCACATTCGCCGAGGCAGCCCGATATGGCGAACTCGTGGTGTTGGCCGTCAAGGGGACCGCCGCAGTCGAGGCCCTTCGCGCCGCGGGCGCGGAGAATCTTGCTGGAAAGACCGTCATGGACGCGACCAACCCGATCGCGGACCTGCCACCCGTCAACGGCGTTTTGAGCTTCTTCACAAGTCCGAACGAATCGCTGATGGAGCGATTGCAACGCGAATTCCCGCGCGCGAGACTCGTGAAAGCGTTCAATTCCGTCGGCAGTTCCTGCATGGTGAATCCGCAGTTCAAGGAGGGCAAGCCGACCATGTTCATCTGCGGAAACGACGAAGCCGCCAAGCAGACAGTGCGAGGCATCCTCGATCAATTCGGTTGGGAGACGGCCGATATGGGCCAGGCCGAGGCCGCCCGGGCCATCGAACCGCTCTGCATGCTCTGGTGCATCCGCGGATTCCTGCGCAACGAATGGAACCACGCATTCAAGCTTTTGACGTGAAAGTCCGCCTGCGGTGACCGGGGGGACTTCGGTTAATCTAGATGGAGCCCGAGGGCTAGAGCTTTGGCGGATCGTCGGGTACCACAGGAAGATAGCGATCGAGATCCATGCTGTCGTGAAATACGCGACCGATCTCAACTCGGCCGTCACTGCGAACTCGGTACAGCAAGCAGTGCCGAGGATGCTTGACTCGTCCCGTGGTTGCCACAACGCGATCTCGACTGTGCGCCAAGTGGTAGGTCCGCACATTGGCGCCAAATTCCGGACGATTATGACTACCGGCCCGATCCGGTTTTTCAGCGACGTCAATGATGGCGCGGACCAAGAGCGCCTCGTAGCGCAACCTCGCTTGCGGCCCAAAATGGTCGTGTGTCCAAGCAAGTATGGACTCGATGTCCCGCTCGGCGGCGGACGACAACACATAGCGAGGCATGAAATCAGTCGCCGTTCGCGCGTCGTTTCACTTGCTTGGAAGCGCGCCGGCCGATCTGACCGATGACGTTCGCAAGTTGTCGCTCGTCGTCGATTGCAATCCCACCCCCCTGGTCCAATTGATCGAATCCCTCAGACGCCAGGGCGCGGAGCAAAGTGAGCTTCTCTTGTTCTTCGCGGGTCTGTTGCTCCAGTAGATGGAGGCCGGCTCGCATGACCTCGCTCGCGTTCCGGAATCGCCCGCCCTTCACCTGCTTCGCGACGAATCGGTCGAAATGTTCCGTTAAGTTGATATTGCGAGTTGGCATGTTCCCCTCGGTAGCCAAGTCGGTCGGTCACGCGCCGCGTCTCCCTGAAAAGATACCATGATTGGCAGTTGTTGCCAACTTCTGGATTTGGGGACGGGGCACGGCGGCATGGTTTCGGCCCGAGAGGTAGGCCGATTGCGGCTTTCCGGCCTTCTCTTCTCAGCAGCGCCTACTTGGCCCGTTGCACGGGTCCAAAGTTCCAATTCATTTTGCTCGGATCGATCCCGTAGGCGGGCGACTTGCGATACATTTCGTCCCACTGGTGCTCGTTCGCCGTGGCGCTGTCGCGGATGAATTTCTCGAAGGTCTGATCGGGCGATCCACCGTGCAACTTAATCAACCAGTCGATTGGCGAGGTCGCCTTCTGCGACCGAGCGGCCGTGATGTACGGAACGGCCACCGCCACCAAGCAGGCAATAACTGCCGCGGCGGCGATGTAAGAAGTCCAGCCCGCGACGCGCGCCCAAATGTCTACGGATGACGCTGGCGGTTGCGTGGTGTCCGCCGATCCCGTCTCGGCTGCCGCAAGCGAATCCTCGGCCTGCGCGAGATACTTAGCGGATGCAAGATCATGTTCGGCCATCGGATGCCTCGGCTTCAGGGTTGCGCTGCTCTGCGAATGAAATCTAGCTCATGAATCGGGGCAGTGGCGCTGGTCGGGCATCCGACTTCCTGCGCGCCGCCCGAAAAATGGAGCCGGTTTTCGCCGATGGCGAAGGTCTTCCCGACCCGAAGACAGGCGATAAAATCCGGCGGGGCGGACTCGCGCGCCGTTCAAAACGGCAGAGCATCCTCGTCGCTCGCGCAGTTCGGGCCATCCGCATTCGAGGCATCCGCCGCGCGCGGCGGCTCTAGAAACCTGCCGAGGCGCTCGTCAAGGTCCGCGCACTTGGTTTCCAACTCCGGCGGTGCGGCGGCCAAGACGTCAAGCGATTCTCGGAATCGATCGAGCACTGGATCGAAAAGCGCGGCCTTCGTCGCGATGTCGCCCGATTGGCAGACCTCGCGGAGATTGCCGAAATCGCGACTGAGCCGGTCGATCAGGTCGCGGCGCTCCGCCGGCAGCGGAAAACTCGGGCAATGAATCTGTCGCAGAACGCTGCTGCACGTGCGCAAAAGGCGGGCAGTTCCGGCGGGCCGCGAATTCGGAATTTGCGGGACGTGCGACGTAATCGGCTGCGCCGGCGTCCCATTCATTGGCATCGCGACAAGTCGATATCTGGCACGGGATTTGCTAGCCAAGCGAAGTGGGCGCTTGTTCGCCCCGATTGACCTTCTTTTCTTGATCGGAATCCGATGTCAACGCCGCCGTTTCTTGGCGGAAATGGCTGATGAAGTAGGCTTTCCAAAGTCGTACTCACTGACACCTTTAAGTGCCAATTTCGCGGAGGTGATGGCGCATGTCTCGATCGCTCAAGCGACTCGTTTGCGTGTTCACAAGCGTCGCAGTGCTAACGGCTGCGTACGCGACTGACTCGCGTGCCGCCGAATCGGCCATCGCATCGACGCAAGCGGCAACCCAGTCCCTTTCACCGGCGCATGATCCGGCTCGGAATGCCACGAGCGCCGCCGTCAGCGTTAAGGGCGCTCGGCCGCTGAACCCTCGAGTCGTGTTCATCGTCAAGAAAGACTGTGCGAAATGCGATCAGGAGCTGGCGCGCTTGCAGCGCGCGGGGGGCGATTTCGAAAAAATGCGGGCGATCGGCTGGTTGATCGGCGAGGGGCCTGAAAACCAGGTCCAGATTGTCGATCGAGACCAGATTCCCGAGTTGGTGCGAAAGCTGGACGTGCGCGATTATCCAACGGTCGCCTGCATCGACAACGGCGAAGTCGTCCGATCATTCAAGTCAGGCTGCACGACGCCGCTCGACGCCTGGACGTTCGGATTTCTTGCCAAAGGGGTCGACGAACGGCCGCCGGGAGCGGTGCTGGAATCGGCCCGAGTCGAGACGACCGGCAGCTACCGCCTCCGCGGCAATCATTGGTCTGTCGAAGGGGACTGGAACCCGACTCGCGACAGGGTCATCGAGCACCTGCGCGGCCCGAACCATCTCAGCGAACTCGAGCCGCAATGGCATATCGACTCGTGGTCGTATGAAGAACTCCGCTCGCTGCACGACGATCTGCATGAGCGCTACGACACCTACACGAGTTCCAGTTCGTCGCCCCCCGAAGTCAGGCATTGGAAGGGCGGATAGAGGAAGGCGGTAGTTGGGTAGTGAACGCCCTCCGCGGCGTTCCGTGACGACGGCCATGGAGGCAATGTCGGCAGCGCGACACGCGGTCGTTAAATGCCTGTTCATCATGCCCAAGCGACCGGATCGCGCCCGAATCTTGGCGAGGTTTGCAGCGATGCCTGAGGGCTTCGCCAAGCCGCGGAAACCTCCGAACTTTCCAAAACTCTGGCACGCTTCTTGCGGTTATCCTAAATCGTGCGCACACGCACACTTACCGAATGTCGAATTCTGTGATCGGAGGACCAAGCCATGCCAGAGAAGGAAACACTTAAACGTGCCGAGCGAGATAAACGCCAGGGGAAGGCCGCCACCACGCAGGCCGGGGAGTTCATTCGCGAGGAAATTCACCACATTCGCGAAGGGAAACACGGGGCGCGATCCGCGAAACAGGCAATCGCCATTGGGTTATCCAAAGCGCGCAGGGCGGGGGTCGATCTACCGCCGCCGAAACGAGGCAAAACGACTGAGCGGACGCGGCGCAGCGCCGAGCTGGCCTATGAGCAAGGGCACGAAGCAAACGGTCATCACAAGCCAGCGGTCAAGCGCTCGCGCGCGATCAAGAAAGCACTGGGGCGCGAGCCGCATTCCGCGGCAACCCACGAGGCCCTCGCGCGCCAGGCCCGCCGAGCGGCCCGTCAACGCACGGCCGCCGAGCGCAGCGCCGCGGCGGAGAAGGCTGTTCATACCAAAGGCGCGGCCGGTCGATCCGCGGCGGCAAAGAAGGCGGCCCGAACGCGGGCGAAAACTCGAGCCTAGGGGAGCTTCAAATCTGATTTGACGGGTGCCATGGCCACTGCTCTGAGTGGCCATGCGCCAACCCAGTCCATGCCCACGCCGACCCGCTGGCGCGGGTGCCCCGCGTGGGCATGGCACCCCGAAAACCGAAACGGTTTTGAAGCTGCATTGGCAAAGATCAGCGCCGTTGCGAAGAATCGGCCTTACGGCTCTTGAAACAGCTTCGGATCGAGATTGTCGAATAGTTTGAACTCGACAAGTTCGCTCTTGGTCGACTGTTTCATCTCGCGCCCCACGCCAATCGTACGAATATCCGTCGTTCTTCCGGGGACGGGAAAGCCATCGATTGTTTTGTAGTCGCCGTAGACGGTTTCGTATTCTTGCAGCGTATTGTTCTCCCCAAGCAGCAATCCGGTTTCCTGGTCAAAATACATCTTCAAGGAAAGGTCTACGGGCGAGCGGGACTTGGCCAGCGCGATGCCCGCGGCGGCTCGGTCATTCAACTTGATCTCGCCGAGCGGCGACAGCTTGCAATCGGTGTCTTTGAGCCTAAGCACCGTTCGCGGGCCGAAGTATTTTACCTCATCGAGCCAGTATTCCCGTGGATAGTCGAGGCCGCCAAAGAATATCTCTTCCACCTTTCCATCGGTATGTTTTCGCCACCGCCGGATGCGGTCTAGCCCGAGGATAATTTGGACCTCCTTCGCGGCGTCCCCTTCTCGTCCGAATTCGATCCGATATTTGTCGGGCAACTCGACGAAGTATTTGGTGGTCGACGCTTTCCCGTGTGACCCAGGCGTGCGGAG contains these protein-coding regions:
- a CDS encoding type II toxin-antitoxin system ParD family antitoxin, which encodes MPTRNINLTEHFDRFVAKQVKGGRFRNASEVMRAGLHLLEQQTREEQEKLTLLRALASEGFDQLDQGGGIAIDDERQLANVIGQIGRRASKQVKRRANGD
- a CDS encoding TIGR04255 family protein, encoding MAIPNRNGSSPDYERPPVVETVLGVQFDQIVNFGNAQLGAFWKTLDLAEWASVTDAPALVSQFEQFGDAVKWQPQLGIQFTQVPRTRLQIKNSNGDRMIQIQDNRVHFNWSKSEESSYPRYPAVRNGFEYALRRFVDFISEEHLGEFRPNQWEVTYINNIPKGTVWRVPSDWGFFRLLAGVSDVANLVDGESFSGEWHFQIPDQRGRLHIQWQHGLAPAKPPEHQETVWLTLTARGSLGDAADPLRSVVNGLDLGHHTIVNSFRTLMSDEANTYWGLKK
- a CDS encoding efflux RND transporter periplasmic adaptor subunit produces the protein MNDPKNSSHRVVRAMVLALLCTALSSSASADDTPAADAKTNSLITEVVKRGDLALIIRATGTIEPEEVVDVNSSVAGTITSFGPDPRAATDPQFKGKSIDYNSPVEAGTLLAQLDDRRYRSRVDEAQAGCQRAQAELEGAKAKLELAESNLKRVQGSVANKTVPAEEANAAEIKLRVAKSAVTAAAAGLAEREAVLTQAQINLAATTIRSPIKGIVIDRRVNVGQAVVSSLNAASLFLIAGDMKHLQIWASVNEANVGAIREKQSVRFTVDAVPGKVYEGQVAQVRLNAQMSQNVVTYTVVISVDNPDGKLLPYLTANVEFDAGHREHAPPQ
- a CDS encoding DUF6496 domain-containing protein codes for the protein MPEKETLKRAERDKRQGKAATTQAGEFIREEIHHIREGKHGARSAKQAIAIGLSKARRAGVDLPPPKRGKTTERTRRSAELAYEQGHEANGHHKPAVKRSRAIKKALGREPHSAATHEALARQARRAARQRTAAERSAAAEKAVHTKGAAGRSAAAKKAARTRAKTRA
- a CDS encoding NAD(P)-binding domain-containing protein, which codes for MKVGVLGSGDVAKVLASGFLRHGHDVTMGTRDVGKLVDWKKQNGKGRIGTFAEAARYGELVVLAVKGTAAVEALRAAGAENLAGKTVMDATNPIADLPPVNGVLSFFTSPNESLMERLQREFPRARLVKAFNSVGSSCMVNPQFKEGKPTMFICGNDEAAKQTVRGILDQFGWETADMGQAEAARAIEPLCMLWCIRGFLRNEWNHAFKLLT